The Paraburkholderia sp. SOS3 genome includes a region encoding these proteins:
- a CDS encoding TonB-dependent siderophore receptor, with protein sequence MRKTKDLHGAAPAPLTGWHARMTPLGLALLTVFGAMSPPSRAQSADPAGGEVTLPAVTVTSSYGADATTEGTGSYAAKNATIAGKSAQSIKETPYSVSVVTRQQMDDRSDTTIEEALRYVVGVSSISYGDGTAYFRARGSQLGIEFDGTPIVSGLQYLTQFDLAMYDRVEVLRGPAGVIDGAGEPGGVVNLVRKRPQNQFHLTTETQVDSFGSLRQMIDVTGPLNKDGSLRGRAVIVGDAGHESIDRARSKEFMVYGAVDYDFTPRTTLSLSGGYEVLPMYGFDYGASGVVNADRTALVGRVPSSYAQNFSPSWNSSYTSIQEANANLVHRFESGWKSSTTLFYRHMLTRAYYAYSGPGATADGLSRYGDQNQRNTYDWFGADSNVSGPIQLFGQTHTLTVGANYSVMSSTALSGFQSVAGPFAGGTFSLFDPNAVPQVDTPFSFGTNERTVQYGIYAQARIKLANPLTLVLGGREAFVQDRTQSTLPEVSDWATNSQIDHRFLPSAGLVWDIVPAVTAYANYARFLDAQTETTFSGAGIPPRSGEQYEVGVKSSILGGRLNTNLALFRINDNNRAVDDPDHQYYYIAAGKARSQGVELEVAGQPLPDLNVYAGYTYLNEHFEDDTPGLTDGTDPKHLFKLWTRYQFSQGAMRGVSIGGGMLAQTRISRGVEQGAYAIFNAQVGYRFNKHLEATLQLNNIFNRGYYIRPPGQFYSVFGDRRNVMLTVRTDF encoded by the coding sequence ATGAGAAAAACGAAAGACCTGCACGGCGCGGCGCCTGCGCCGCTAACGGGATGGCACGCGCGCATGACGCCACTGGGGCTCGCGCTCCTGACGGTGTTCGGCGCGATGTCGCCGCCGTCGCGCGCGCAGTCTGCCGACCCCGCAGGCGGCGAAGTCACGCTGCCTGCCGTCACGGTGACCAGCAGCTACGGCGCCGATGCAACGACCGAAGGCACCGGCTCGTACGCCGCGAAAAACGCGACCATCGCGGGCAAGAGCGCGCAGTCGATCAAGGAGACGCCGTACTCGGTGTCCGTCGTCACCCGCCAGCAAATGGACGACCGTAGCGACACGACCATCGAGGAAGCCTTGCGTTACGTGGTCGGCGTCAGCTCGATCAGCTACGGGGACGGCACGGCCTACTTCCGCGCTCGCGGCTCGCAGCTCGGCATCGAGTTCGATGGCACGCCGATCGTCAGCGGTCTGCAATATCTGACGCAATTCGACCTCGCGATGTATGACCGCGTAGAAGTATTGCGCGGGCCGGCCGGCGTGATCGATGGCGCGGGCGAGCCGGGCGGCGTGGTCAATCTCGTGCGTAAGCGGCCACAGAATCAGTTCCATTTGACGACGGAAACTCAGGTCGATTCCTTCGGCAGCTTGCGCCAGATGATCGACGTCACCGGACCGCTCAATAAGGATGGCAGCCTGCGTGGGCGCGCGGTGATCGTCGGCGACGCGGGGCACGAATCCATCGATCGGGCGCGTAGCAAGGAATTCATGGTCTATGGCGCAGTCGACTACGACTTCACGCCGCGCACGACGCTTTCGCTCTCGGGCGGCTATGAAGTCCTGCCGATGTACGGCTTCGACTACGGCGCGAGCGGCGTTGTCAACGCGGACCGGACCGCGCTCGTCGGCCGCGTGCCGAGTTCGTACGCGCAGAACTTCAGCCCGAGCTGGAACAGTTCGTACACGTCGATTCAGGAAGCGAACGCGAACCTCGTGCATCGCTTCGAGAGCGGGTGGAAGTCGTCGACCACGCTGTTTTATCGACACATGCTGACGCGGGCCTATTACGCGTACTCGGGACCCGGCGCGACCGCCGATGGCCTTAGCCGTTACGGCGATCAGAACCAGCGCAATACCTACGACTGGTTCGGCGCGGACAGCAACGTGTCCGGTCCGATCCAGCTTTTCGGGCAGACGCATACGCTGACGGTTGGCGCGAACTATTCGGTGATGTCGTCGACGGCGCTTTCCGGCTTCCAGTCCGTCGCTGGCCCGTTCGCCGGTGGCACCTTCAGCCTGTTCGATCCGAACGCCGTGCCGCAGGTCGATACGCCGTTCAGCTTCGGCACTAACGAGCGCACTGTCCAGTACGGCATCTACGCTCAGGCTCGCATCAAGCTCGCGAATCCGCTGACCCTCGTGCTCGGCGGGCGTGAAGCGTTCGTGCAGGATCGCACGCAATCGACGCTACCCGAGGTCTCGGACTGGGCGACGAACTCGCAGATCGACCATCGCTTTCTACCGTCGGCGGGACTCGTCTGGGATATCGTGCCGGCCGTCACGGCGTACGCGAACTACGCACGCTTCCTCGATGCGCAGACAGAAACGACGTTTTCCGGCGCAGGCATTCCACCGCGCTCGGGCGAGCAGTACGAGGTCGGCGTGAAGAGCAGCATTCTCGGTGGACGGTTGAATACGAACCTGGCGTTGTTCCGCATCAACGACAACAATCGCGCGGTGGACGACCCCGATCACCAGTATTACTACATTGCGGCTGGCAAGGCGCGCAGTCAGGGCGTCGAACTCGAAGTCGCCGGACAGCCGTTGCCGGATTTGAACGTCTACGCGGGCTATACGTATCTGAACGAGCACTTCGAGGACGATACGCCCGGGCTCACCGATGGCACGGACCCGAAACATCTGTTCAAGCTGTGGACTCGATATCAGTTTTCGCAGGGCGCGATGCGCGGCGTGTCGATTGGCGGCGGCATGCTCGCGCAGACCCGCATATCGCGCGGCGTCGAACAGGGTGCGTATGCCATCTTCAATGCGCAGGTCGGTTATCGCTTCAACAAGCACCTGGAAGCGACGCTGCAGTTGAATAACATCTTCAACCGGGGCTACTACATTCGTCCACCCGGCCAGTTTTATAGCGTGTTCGGCGATCGACGTAACGTGATGTTGACCGTGCGAACGGACTTCTGA